A genomic stretch from Acidobacteriota bacterium includes:
- a CDS encoding methyltransferase domain-containing protein, protein MKMTMSRKRVVQAVIVAAFSVLAVLALFVGRPGREAKNRVDLTAGPAGPAPLREETTLRNVTKKPVSYTIMPGRPGTVAHTRTLAVGAVDRIATADPVEISFDSGRRTMTYLVHPGKPYSFRYDESGVIRIYPGSHGREDAADLAPFVPTPPEVVARMIELADIGPKDVVYDLGCGDGRMVIAAAKARGCRGVGIEIDPALLDECRASAKREGVDHLVRFLQLDATKAGLAEATVLLLYLLPESLEALTPAFERDLPPGARIVSHDYRIPGWDARIVRTEVLPGQGGRDHRVILYRWPGKR, encoded by the coding sequence ATGAAGATGACAATGAGCCGGAAGCGCGTCGTTCAGGCGGTCATCGTCGCCGCCTTCTCGGTCCTGGCCGTCCTGGCGCTCTTCGTCGGGCGGCCGGGCCGCGAAGCGAAGAACCGGGTCGACCTGACGGCCGGCCCGGCCGGGCCGGCGCCGCTCCGCGAGGAGACGACCCTCCGGAACGTCACCAAGAAACCCGTCTCCTACACGATCATGCCCGGCCGCCCCGGCACGGTCGCCCATACCCGGACGCTGGCCGTCGGCGCAGTGGACCGCATCGCCACGGCCGACCCGGTCGAGATCAGCTTCGACAGCGGCCGGCGGACCATGACCTATCTCGTCCACCCGGGCAAGCCGTACTCCTTCCGCTATGACGAGAGCGGCGTCATCCGGATCTACCCGGGCTCCCACGGCCGCGAGGACGCGGCCGATCTCGCGCCGTTCGTCCCGACCCCTCCCGAGGTCGTGGCCCGGATGATCGAGCTGGCTGACATCGGCCCGAAGGACGTCGTCTACGACCTCGGGTGCGGCGACGGCCGGATGGTCATCGCCGCGGCCAAGGCCCGGGGCTGCCGCGGCGTCGGCATCGAGATCGATCCCGCGCTCCTCGACGAGTGCCGGGCCTCGGCTAAACGCGAAGGCGTCGACCATCTGGTCCGCTTCCTGCAGCTGGACGCCACGAAGGCCGGCCTGGCCGAGGCCACGGTCCTGCTGCTCTACCTGCTGCCGGAATCCCTCGAGGCCCTCACCCCCGCCTTCGAGCGGGACCTGCCGCCGGGGGCCCGGATCGTCTCCCATGATTACCGGATCCCCGGCTGGGACGCCCGCATCGTCCGGACCGAGGTCCTGCCCGGCCAGGGCGGCCGCGACCATCGGGTGATCCTCTATCGCTGGCCGGGGAAGCGATGA
- a CDS encoding SPFH domain-containing protein: MNDIQEKNVFALNGWVMVGIDLVVGLICVLQLVPAVADAARPGPTPVLIGSVLGCILVFLTFGGFFLIQPNESKVFTFLGKYVGSARTAGFFWTNPFVVKKKVTLRIFNFNSETIKVNDALGNPIEIAAVVVWRVVDSAKALFNVESYQNFVAIQSETAIRQLATHYPYDAHDKDTESLRANPDEIASKLKDHVQNRLDAAGIHVVEARLSHLAYAPEIAQAMLRRQQAEAIIAARAKIVDGAVGMVEMALRSLEAQGVVKLDEERKAAMVNNLLVALVSESEAQPIINTGTLYA, encoded by the coding sequence ATGAACGATATCCAGGAAAAGAACGTTTTCGCCCTCAACGGCTGGGTCATGGTCGGCATCGACCTCGTCGTCGGCCTTATCTGCGTCCTGCAGCTCGTCCCGGCCGTCGCCGACGCCGCCCGGCCCGGGCCGACACCCGTGCTGATCGGGTCCGTGCTGGGCTGCATCCTCGTGTTCCTGACCTTCGGGGGATTCTTCCTGATCCAGCCGAACGAGTCCAAGGTCTTCACCTTCCTCGGCAAGTACGTCGGCAGCGCCAGGACCGCGGGCTTCTTCTGGACCAATCCCTTCGTGGTCAAGAAGAAGGTGACCCTGCGCATCTTCAACTTCAACAGCGAGACGATCAAAGTCAATGACGCCCTCGGCAACCCGATCGAGATCGCCGCGGTCGTCGTCTGGCGCGTCGTCGATTCGGCCAAGGCCCTGTTCAACGTCGAGAGCTACCAGAACTTCGTGGCCATCCAGAGCGAGACGGCCATCCGCCAGCTGGCCACGCATTATCCGTACGACGCCCATGACAAGGACACCGAGTCCCTGCGGGCCAACCCCGACGAGATCGCGTCCAAGCTCAAGGACCACGTCCAGAACCGCCTCGACGCGGCCGGCATCCACGTCGTCGAGGCCCGGCTGTCGCACCTGGCCTACGCTCCAGAGATCGCCCAGGCCATGCTCCGGCGCCAGCAGGCCGAGGCCATCATCGCCGCCCGGGCCAAGATCGTCGACGGCGCCGTGGGCATGGTCGAGATGGCCCTGCGCAGCCTCGAGGCCCAGGGGGTCGTCAAGCTCGACGAGGAGCGGAAGGCGGCCATGGTCAACAACCTGCTCGTCGCCCTCGTCTCCGAGTCCGAGGCCCAGCCGATCATCAATACGGGGACGCTCTACGCCTGA